One genomic window of Psychrobacillus sp. INOP01 includes the following:
- the rsmA gene encoding 16S rRNA (adenine(1518)-N(6)/adenine(1519)-N(6))-dimethyltransferase RsmA, translated as MQKDIATPIRTQEILKKYGFSFKKSLGQNFLIDPNILRNIVSHADLTKDSAAIEIGPGIGALTEHLARTAGKVVAFEIDQRLLPVLADTLSPYDNVEIIHADILEANVLQIFEDQLQNYKDVMVVANLPYYVTTPILLKLLMDRLPIRGMVVMMQKEVADRITASPGTKAYGSLSIAIQYYMEAEIAMIVPKAVFMPQPNVDSAVIKLTRREAPPIQVIDEEFLFKVSRGSFVQRRKTIINNLQSSLPNGKAKKDLIIQALEKVGVDPTRRGETLSIEEFGKLSNELYGEFH; from the coding sequence CTTAGGGCAAAACTTTTTAATTGATCCAAATATCTTACGTAATATTGTAAGTCATGCGGATCTTACGAAGGATTCTGCTGCAATTGAAATTGGACCAGGTATTGGAGCATTAACGGAACATTTAGCGAGAACTGCAGGAAAAGTTGTTGCATTTGAAATTGACCAAAGACTGTTACCTGTTTTAGCAGATACATTATCGCCATACGATAACGTAGAAATTATTCACGCAGATATATTAGAAGCGAATGTTCTACAAATATTTGAAGATCAGCTCCAAAACTACAAGGATGTTATGGTTGTAGCCAATTTACCTTACTACGTAACGACGCCAATATTGTTGAAACTGTTAATGGATCGTCTTCCTATTCGTGGGATGGTTGTCATGATGCAAAAGGAAGTGGCTGATCGAATTACCGCATCACCAGGAACTAAAGCATATGGGTCTTTGTCCATTGCTATTCAGTACTACATGGAAGCAGAAATAGCGATGATTGTCCCTAAAGCGGTGTTTATGCCACAACCAAACGTAGATTCAGCAGTTATTAAACTAACTCGCCGTGAAGCACCACCAATTCAAGTAATCGATGAGGAATTCTTATTTAAAGTTTCTCGTGGTTCTTTTGTTCAACGAAGAAAAACGATTATTAATAACCTGCAGTCATCACTACCAAACGGAAAGGCAAAGAAAGATCTTATTATTCAAGCTTTAGAAAAAGTAGGCGTAGACCCAACTAGACGTGGAGAAACTTTAAGCATAGAAGAGTTCGGGAAATTATCCAATGAACTATATGGAGAATTTCATTAA
- the veg gene encoding biofilm formation stimulator Veg produces MPKTLADIKKSLDHHLGKRLQLKANGGRKKTIERAGVLRETYHAVFVIDLDQDENSFERVSYSYADVLTEAVEITIFDEANNLIVVK; encoded by the coding sequence ATGCCAAAAACTTTAGCTGATATTAAGAAGTCATTAGATCATCATTTAGGCAAACGTTTGCAATTAAAAGCAAACGGAGGACGTAAGAAAACAATTGAGCGTGCGGGTGTACTTAGAGAGACATATCATGCAGTATTTGTTATCGATTTGGATCAAGATGAAAACTCTTTTGAACGTGTATCTTATAGTTATGCAGATGTTTTGACCGAAGCAGTAGAAATCACTATTTTTGACGAAGCAAATAATTTAATTGTTGTAAAATGA
- a CDS encoding small, acid-soluble spore protein, alpha/beta type, whose amino-acid sequence MSRKGIMSKELKEEIAKDLGFYEVVKTEGWGGIKSRDAGNMVKRAIEMAEQQMKSPSK is encoded by the coding sequence ATGTCTAGAAAAGGGATAATGTCTAAAGAATTAAAAGAAGAGATAGCCAAGGATCTTGGATTTTATGAGGTAGTCAAAACCGAGGGCTGGGGAGGAATTAAATCACGTGATGCAGGTAATATGGTGAAGCGAGCAATTGAAATGGCAGAACAGCAAATGAAATCACCAAGTAAATAA
- the ispE gene encoding 4-(cytidine 5'-diphospho)-2-C-methyl-D-erythritol kinase, translated as MYYVKAPAKINLTLDVLHKRPDGYHEVEMIMTTVDLADRIGLEVREDGAIHILSVDRFVPNDHRNLAYQAAKILKDIYRVKKGVSITIEKNIPVAAGLAGGSSDAAATLKGLNIIWELGLSLDELAEIGTKIGSDVAFCVYGGTALATGRGERIQELPSPANCWIILAKPTLGVSTADIYGNLKVNEIKHPNTAQMIESIQQKDFDLMCASVGNVLEDVTLKLYPEVAGLKEQMKKFGADAVLMSGSGPTVFGIVDQETRVHRIYNGLRGFCDEVYAVRLMGDREPLA; from the coding sequence ATGTATTACGTAAAAGCACCTGCTAAAATAAATCTAACACTAGATGTACTACATAAGCGTCCAGACGGTTACCATGAAGTAGAAATGATTATGACAACAGTGGATTTAGCTGACCGTATAGGATTAGAGGTAAGAGAAGATGGAGCAATACATATATTATCCGTGGACCGCTTTGTTCCAAATGATCATCGGAATCTAGCATATCAGGCCGCAAAGATTCTGAAGGACATCTATCGAGTGAAAAAGGGAGTTTCTATTACAATCGAAAAGAATATTCCTGTAGCGGCTGGACTAGCTGGCGGTAGTAGTGACGCAGCAGCAACTTTAAAAGGATTAAATATTATTTGGGAATTAGGTCTTTCTTTAGATGAACTTGCTGAGATAGGAACAAAAATTGGCTCCGATGTGGCATTTTGCGTTTACGGAGGAACTGCTTTAGCAACAGGTAGAGGAGAGAGGATACAAGAACTTCCTTCTCCAGCCAATTGTTGGATCATCCTTGCGAAGCCGACACTCGGGGTATCGACTGCAGATATTTATGGTAATCTAAAAGTAAACGAAATAAAACATCCGAACACTGCTCAAATGATCGAATCTATTCAGCAGAAGGACTTTGATCTAATGTGTGCTTCTGTTGGAAACGTGTTGGAGGATGTAACACTCAAACTATACCCAGAGGTTGCTGGTTTAAAAGAGCAGATGAAAAAATTCGGAGCCGATGCTGTTTTGATGAGTGGAAGTGGACCAACTGTGTTTGGGATAGTCGATCAGGAGACGAGAGTACATAGAATATATAATGGTCTCCGTGGATTCTGCGACGAAGTATATGCAGTCCGTTTAATGGGTGATCGGGAACCGCTTGCTTAA